From a single Stackebrandtia endophytica genomic region:
- a CDS encoding GlxA family transcriptional regulator: MRVVFVVAPGVHLLDLAGPAQAFATAAELADRSWRFSYVAETATVTSHQGLVLQPETSWPSLTPEDLIVVPGWRAGGKPHPSRLARSTLDRIARHHAEGGTVMSVCGGAFALAESGLLNGRRATTHHELQEELAQRYPAVSVIQDVLFVTADRVHTSAGIASGIDLSLHVIAERLGARIASRVARAMVVFARRNGSEPQASVLLRYRHHVDELAHRTQDIIDELYTRSLPLALLAEKVGASQRTVTRAFTRAVGMTPLRYQQALRRERADLLIASGVPIETAARKVGFEDARMLRRLRQNAG; the protein is encoded by the coding sequence ATGAGGGTCGTCTTCGTGGTCGCGCCCGGCGTGCATCTTCTCGACCTTGCGGGTCCGGCCCAGGCGTTCGCCACCGCTGCGGAGTTGGCCGACCGGTCCTGGCGGTTCAGTTACGTCGCCGAGACGGCGACCGTCACCTCGCACCAAGGGCTTGTCCTACAGCCGGAGACGAGTTGGCCATCGCTGACTCCGGAGGACCTCATCGTCGTCCCGGGTTGGCGAGCAGGGGGGAAACCTCACCCGTCCCGACTCGCGAGGTCCACTCTCGACAGGATCGCACGGCATCACGCCGAGGGCGGGACGGTCATGAGTGTGTGTGGCGGAGCGTTCGCGTTGGCGGAGTCGGGCCTGTTGAACGGACGGCGCGCGACCACGCACCATGAGCTCCAAGAGGAACTGGCGCAACGTTATCCGGCCGTCAGCGTTATCCAGGACGTGCTGTTCGTGACCGCCGATCGGGTGCACACCTCCGCCGGCATCGCCAGTGGGATCGACCTCTCCCTGCACGTGATCGCCGAACGCCTGGGCGCCCGGATCGCATCACGGGTGGCCCGAGCCATGGTGGTCTTCGCTCGCCGCAACGGTTCCGAACCGCAGGCCAGTGTCCTGTTGAGATACCGGCACCACGTCGACGAACTAGCGCACCGGACCCAGGACATCATCGATGAGCTTTACACGCGATCGCTTCCGCTGGCGTTGCTCGCTGAGAAGGTCGGAGCCAGCCAGCGCACCGTCACCCGTGCCTTCACTCGCGCCGTCGGGATGACCCCGTTGCGCTATCAGCAGGCCCTTCGGCGAGAACGAGCGGACCTGCTCATCGCCTCCGGCGTCCCGATCGAGACCGCTGCCCGCAAGGTCGGTTTTGAAGACGCCCGAATGCTGCGTCGCCTGAGGCAGAACGCCGGTTGA
- a CDS encoding isochorismatase family protein, whose protein sequence is MSTALIVIDVQESFQHRPNWSNVSNPAIVDDVNRLVAAARDGGHRVFWVLHNEPGTGTVFDPETGWVRFMDGMEPRPDEPVVRKSSHNAFTTSNLGQQLTEAGVTRVVIAGIQTEGCAETTARVASDMGYEVVFVTEATATFPITRRDTGAVLEAAAVIERTEFVLSGRFARIATIDDAFEVPATV, encoded by the coding sequence ATGTCAACCGCCTTGATCGTGATCGATGTCCAAGAATCCTTCCAACACCGTCCTAACTGGTCGAATGTCTCGAATCCGGCGATCGTCGACGACGTGAACCGGCTCGTGGCCGCTGCTCGCGACGGCGGCCATCGGGTGTTCTGGGTACTGCACAACGAACCCGGCACCGGCACGGTCTTCGACCCGGAGACGGGTTGGGTGCGGTTCATGGACGGGATGGAGCCCCGACCGGACGAGCCGGTGGTGCGCAAGAGCTCCCACAACGCCTTCACCACCTCCAATCTGGGACAGCAACTCACCGAGGCGGGTGTCACGCGGGTCGTGATCGCGGGCATCCAGACTGAAGGTTGTGCCGAGACGACGGCGCGGGTGGCCTCCGACATGGGGTACGAGGTGGTATTCGTCACCGAGGCGACCGCGACCTTCCCGATCACCCGCCGCGACACCGGCGCCGTTCTTGAGGCGGCGGCGGTGATCGAGCGCACCGAGTTCGTGTTGTCCGGGCGTTTCGCCCGGATCGCCACGATCGACGATGCCTTCGAGGTTCCCGCTACGGTATGA
- a CDS encoding SMI1/KNR4 family protein: MTELVRMLRFDERTTPYQIDWDGLGNDLGVTFPVDYRELLEVVPGVNIQSWVHLWHPLQSPPGTWRRRVTGWPTTLEMFRELRPEFPFSTNREPGGLLPWGDVNDDYVLCWYMEGPVDDWPILVVDYSLTEWEIFQGTVAEFLLDLLSGNTSSRILQFLNEEMATRPVEASPE, from the coding sequence GTGACCGAACTCGTGCGGATGCTGAGGTTTGACGAGCGGACTACTCCATACCAGATCGATTGGGACGGGCTCGGCAACGACCTGGGGGTTACGTTTCCGGTCGACTATCGCGAACTACTGGAGGTCGTTCCGGGAGTAAACATCCAGAGTTGGGTACATCTGTGGCACCCACTTCAGAGTCCGCCGGGGACTTGGCGTCGGCGCGTCACCGGTTGGCCGACGACGCTTGAGATGTTCCGGGAGCTGAGGCCGGAGTTTCCCTTCTCCACGAATCGTGAACCGGGCGGGCTTCTGCCATGGGGCGACGTCAACGACGATTACGTATTGTGTTGGTACATGGAGGGTCCTGTCGATGACTGGCCGATATTGGTGGTCGACTACAGCCTGACCGAATGGGAAATCTTCCAGGGAACCGTGGCGGAGTTCCTGCTTGATCTTCTATCCGGCAACACATCGAGTCGTATCCTGCAGTTTCTCAACGAGGAGATGGCGACGCGACCCGTCGAAGCTTCACCTGAGTGA
- a CDS encoding AfsR/SARP family transcriptional regulator, whose translation MDVGILGPTEVRRHGRPVRFPGRLATKLVILLAAEAGTVVPLSLLETSLWDDPPDTARRQVQNTVSILRQAVGGETVETVGDGYRLHADRVDALEFGDAVQRARRTTDPHQAIERLTEALGRWRGRALADQSGRAFIALANRLEESRLTATELLAEREIEVERPQPAADRLHRILHAQPHRQKTAGLLMLALYRDGRTPEALQVYESLRTRLADDLGLDPDPQLRDRHAAILRGGQSRPPAPPTAPVSTATAAAIPAQLPPRPGRFVGRADLLANLDEVLANDDQGRSCVISGPAGAGKTALAIHWGHRMRRRFPDGQLFVNLRGYDSIHAVDAEHALGTLIRSLQPTGAPVPSDMDEVTALYRSLLHGKRLLVVLDNARGEAQVRRLLPPGGGSFALVTSRRRLPGLTAVDDSTPVDLPLMSSAEAVELLARTVGPVRVEVDPGAVERLARLCGGLPLALRIAAAGLATEPRASVSEYADRLAAADRLQALTIDGDPDATVTTALDQVFDSLDGTTRTVFCQLGVLPGDDLSVEVMLAVSGLPEPDTRRALDQLDIAYLVQRHSDRLQLHDLVKLYAAETARNTLAADLIGDTVDRFIEWHHARESASLPAEDNNIIVACETLKDHPRLWRLAMPLQRAINGGRSLQRVLAIVRQAKANAEADDDPAGRFHMTRYLAGAHWAADTYDLAVSLGREAVALAEHLDEEALGVAKTNLGMYLYSGGRFLDAEAMLAESIGHWNAHTDEKRAIGPLLNLCNVNTQLGRYARATEVLDRAQLLCPDSGDSDLAVYIKDYRARILFDTGRHEDALAEVADFLAMAKRLNLTRFEFNGLKLRGELHRALGDLDAARADLNGALEIVQANNSHSSVVTVLGELAEAAGGLGDHREAEMLLDSAIARSRLQSGRNTQAEAFFNLSKCVVYRGCGHHDKAVDAGTKAVETFAVTPRPLSHARALVAVAEAKRASGDESAAVADLRRAHDILVELGVPEAADVHRRLEVASG comes from the coding sequence ATGGATGTTGGGATCCTGGGGCCGACCGAGGTGCGGCGGCACGGCCGCCCGGTTCGGTTTCCGGGGAGATTGGCCACCAAACTGGTGATTCTGTTGGCCGCGGAAGCGGGAACCGTGGTTCCGTTGTCGCTGCTGGAAACCAGCCTGTGGGACGATCCACCGGACACCGCTCGTCGACAGGTTCAGAACACCGTGTCGATCCTTCGGCAGGCGGTGGGCGGTGAAACCGTGGAGACCGTCGGCGACGGATACCGGCTGCACGCCGACCGGGTGGACGCACTGGAGTTCGGCGACGCCGTTCAGCGGGCCCGGCGCACCACCGACCCACATCAGGCCATCGAGCGGCTGACCGAGGCGTTGGGACGGTGGCGCGGTCGGGCTCTGGCGGATCAGTCGGGTCGAGCCTTCATCGCCCTGGCCAACCGGCTGGAGGAGTCCCGCCTGACCGCCACCGAGCTACTCGCCGAGCGGGAGATCGAGGTGGAACGGCCGCAGCCCGCGGCCGATCGGCTCCACCGGATCCTGCACGCTCAACCACACCGGCAGAAGACCGCCGGGTTGCTCATGCTGGCGCTGTACCGTGACGGTCGAACCCCCGAGGCCCTCCAGGTGTACGAGTCGCTGCGAACCCGGCTGGCGGACGACCTGGGCCTCGACCCCGACCCGCAACTGCGTGATCGCCACGCCGCCATTCTTCGTGGTGGCCAGTCGAGACCTCCGGCGCCTCCCACCGCACCCGTCTCGACCGCCACCGCGGCAGCCATCCCGGCACAGCTGCCGCCCCGGCCCGGTCGATTCGTCGGTCGAGCCGACCTGTTGGCGAATCTGGACGAGGTGCTCGCCAACGATGATCAGGGTCGTTCCTGCGTCATCAGTGGCCCGGCGGGTGCGGGTAAGACGGCACTGGCCATCCATTGGGGCCATCGGATGCGGCGTCGGTTCCCCGATGGACAGTTGTTCGTGAACCTGCGGGGCTACGACTCGATACACGCGGTCGACGCCGAGCACGCCCTGGGAACCCTCATCCGGTCGCTTCAACCGACGGGCGCGCCCGTTCCGTCCGACATGGATGAAGTCACCGCGCTGTACCGCTCGCTGCTGCACGGTAAGCGCCTGTTGGTCGTCCTCGACAATGCCCGTGGCGAGGCACAGGTACGTCGGCTGTTGCCACCCGGTGGCGGCAGCTTCGCCCTGGTCACCAGCCGCCGGAGGCTTCCCGGGCTGACCGCCGTCGATGACAGCACCCCCGTCGATCTACCGTTGATGAGCAGCGCCGAGGCGGTTGAGCTGCTCGCCCGAACCGTTGGACCGGTGCGCGTCGAGGTCGATCCCGGGGCGGTGGAACGGCTCGCGCGGTTGTGCGGTGGTCTGCCGCTGGCACTTCGCATCGCGGCCGCCGGATTGGCGACCGAACCGCGTGCCTCGGTATCCGAGTACGCTGATCGACTGGCCGCCGCGGATCGGCTGCAGGCTTTGACGATCGACGGCGATCCCGATGCGACGGTCACCACGGCCCTCGACCAGGTCTTCGACTCATTGGACGGTACGACGCGCACCGTGTTCTGCCAGTTGGGCGTGCTGCCGGGGGACGACTTGTCCGTTGAGGTAATGCTTGCGGTGAGCGGACTGCCTGAACCCGACACTCGACGTGCCCTCGACCAATTGGACATCGCCTATCTGGTGCAACGCCACTCAGACAGGTTGCAGCTGCACGACCTGGTGAAGCTCTACGCGGCCGAGACGGCACGCAACACCCTCGCCGCCGATCTGATCGGCGACACCGTCGACCGGTTCATCGAGTGGCACCATGCCCGGGAGTCGGCGTCACTTCCCGCCGAGGACAACAACATCATCGTCGCCTGCGAAACCCTCAAGGACCATCCGAGGTTGTGGCGACTGGCGATGCCGCTGCAACGCGCCATCAACGGCGGCCGATCGTTGCAACGGGTACTGGCCATCGTGCGGCAGGCCAAGGCCAACGCCGAAGCCGATGACGATCCGGCCGGCCGGTTTCACATGACCCGCTACCTGGCGGGCGCACACTGGGCCGCTGACACCTATGACCTGGCGGTCAGCCTGGGGCGGGAGGCGGTGGCGCTCGCCGAACACCTGGACGAGGAGGCGCTCGGTGTCGCCAAGACCAACCTCGGGATGTACCTGTACTCCGGTGGAAGATTCCTCGACGCCGAGGCGATGCTGGCCGAATCGATCGGCCACTGGAACGCCCACACCGACGAGAAGAGAGCCATCGGCCCGCTGCTCAACCTGTGCAATGTGAACACTCAACTGGGACGGTATGCCCGGGCGACCGAGGTCCTCGACAGGGCGCAACTGCTGTGTCCCGATTCCGGCGACAGTGATCTCGCCGTGTACATCAAGGACTATCGGGCCCGCATCCTGTTCGACACCGGTCGCCACGAGGACGCATTGGCCGAGGTGGCGGACTTTCTGGCCATGGCGAAACGGCTCAACCTCACCCGATTCGAATTCAACGGACTCAAACTGCGCGGCGAGCTGCACCGTGCCCTGGGCGACCTCGACGCCGCCCGCGCCGACCTCAACGGAGCCCTGGAGATCGTTCAAGCCAACAACAGCCACAGTTCGGTGGTCACGGTGCTCGGGGAGCTCGCCGAGGCCGCCGGCGGTCTCGGTGACCATCGGGAGGCGGAGATGCTGCTGGACAGCGCGATCGCCCGTTCCCGGTTGCAGTCGGGCCGAAACACGCAGGCCGAGGCGTTCTTCAACCTCTCGAAGTGCGTCGTCTACCGAGGATGCGGCCACCACGACAAGGCCGTCGATGCCGGAACCAAGGCGGTGGAGACGTTCGCAGTGACGCCTCGCCCGCTCAGCCACGCCCGCGCCCTCGTGGCGGTGGCGGAAGCCAAGCGGGCCTCGGGTGATGAGTCCGCCGCCGTCGCGGACCTGCGCCGGGCTCACGACATCCTGGTCGAACTGGGAGTTCCCGAGGCGGCCGATGTCCACCGTCGTTTGGAGGTGGCGTCCGGTTGA
- a CDS encoding GNAT family N-acetyltransferase, which yields MKNHDVTIRRATDIDAEAVAAVWLRSFATALPTVRRAHTDEQVRSWFREVVVPDRETWIATAGTTTVAMMVLDDDELDQLYVDPEHQGNGIGADLVNLAKRRHPAGLTLWTFQVNQPARRFYERHGFTAVEHTDGSRNEEREPDVRYIWRPQD from the coding sequence GTGAAGAACCATGACGTGACCATTCGCCGGGCGACCGACATCGATGCCGAAGCGGTGGCGGCGGTGTGGCTGCGTTCCTTCGCGACGGCGCTTCCGACCGTTCGCCGAGCACACACCGACGAACAGGTCCGCTCCTGGTTCCGGGAGGTCGTCGTTCCCGATAGAGAGACCTGGATAGCCACCGCCGGGACCACGACCGTCGCCATGATGGTGCTGGACGATGACGAACTCGACCAGCTGTATGTCGATCCCGAGCATCAGGGCAACGGCATCGGGGCCGACCTGGTGAACCTGGCGAAACGACGCCACCCGGCGGGCTTGACACTGTGGACCTTTCAGGTGAATCAGCCGGCCCGCCGCTTCTACGAACGCCACGGCTTCACCGCCGTCGAACACACCGACGGCAGTCGCAACGAGGAGCGCGAGCCGGATGTGCGGTACATCTGGCGGCCCCAGGATTAG